In the Archocentrus centrarchus isolate MPI-CPG fArcCen1 chromosome 11, fArcCen1, whole genome shotgun sequence genome, TCTTTGATCATGgtttacattttaacatgttCCTGCAGTAACCTGCTGTTTCCGTGGTGCACATCCACTGGCGAGATCTCTGGGAGTGATTACAAACTGATAAAGGCAATACAGTAAGCTGATAACATTCAAAACTCATGGTGAACCCTTAAGTGGAAAGTCACGGTGACTCAGCATGTCACATATTTGAAAAATTTCTGCTGAATATATCTGATATTTCTTATGTCAATGTATAATCGGTTTCTTTGTGACACTTCCTCAGAAAACGTTGCGCAAGTGTCCAGTTGAGTAATTCTAGTATCAGTGCAGCATATCAAAAGGAAGTTTGCAATCAGTTTCTGCTATTCTGGGTCTTCTGTGGCTTTCAGAAAAGAAATGctacaaaatcacaaaaaaaacacacggTTTTGCTGAATACGAACACACTGATACCAAgtaaaatgttatgtttttaaggAGTTTGACAAAATAGTTTCTCAACAGACTAAGCCTTTACCTTGTCTTGGCAGCTTAAATTTTCTTTGGCTTGTGAACACAGATATCCATAAAAATGGTGCATTGCCTTTTATAAACAAAGGTTGCATGAACGTATGAATGCAGAGCACAAAATGTAGGTGGAAGAGGCTGAAGTGCAGAAGTGAACAGAGcagtatgtttttattttttcaggtctgctgtttttaaagaaaagccatattttaattttttttttcccatttgcaGGTCGGCTCATAGCATGAATTACATGTCTTTACTGTTGATAAAAAAGACCTCCAACTGCTCTGGCAATTGTGCAAAAACTGATTTTCCAGTGACAGTTAAGAATTACTTGATCACAGTGAACAGCAGAGTCTTGAGGTTCTTGCATTGAGCTGGTTTATCGGTTAGTGTGAGGAGGCcagtgctttaaaaacaaacacctccACAAAATTAGTGCACccgttttttggggggtttttttcccATTGGACCAAAATGCAAACTTGTGCATATACAGAACTACCTGATTTATGCAAAGTCATGATAACATATTGCATTTCACCTACCTCTGAGCAGAGGAAACTAGTTCTACTCATGTATTTCACACAGAATTCCATTATTGTGTGACTGAGGGGATGAGACTGGATATCTGTAGGACAACTAAAGTTAAACTGCTCTTAGTGGAACCTgaacaaaatgcaaaatcatGCAAAAGTTGAAACACTGATCTATCTGGTTTAAGCAAAGTCATGATAACGCAGCACTGGAGCAACCTTTGAGCAGGGAAAACTGGTTCTACTCACGTAGCTCCCAGAGCATTCTTTTGCTATGCTGTGTCTGAGGGGATGAGACTGGATATCAGAATGGCTTCTAAGGTGCAGATAAAATCCATTAATATACTGCTGTAAATCAGAGATTGGTGACAGACATGCAGACAAAATATTAGGGTAACAAAAGCAGCTTTGCTATTACATTGAGTGTAAAGACACTATGACAGAACGCCCTTTATGAATCTTAAACTAATGTGTGATTGTCTTCATGGCTTCTCTGTTACTCTGTGCTTGCATTTGTGCAAGGCTGTCATACTGTGTTTCTCAGTAGGTGTGAATCCTTCCATTATTGGTACATTAGTGCTTTTTTCTCAGACTTCGAGGTAAGAAATATTCAACCTTTTCAGTATTCTACTGTTTGCCGTTTGCCTCAAGATATAAACATATTGCACATGCTTGAATGCATTGCATCATCACTGAACCTttttttatgagaaaaaaaaatctccacaaAGCTAATGCACTTCTTTTTAttgacagaacagaaaaaatgcAAAGTCGTGCAAAGGATGCAATACTGACCTAAATATTCTATGCAAAgtcatgaaaacacacagcattTGAGCTACCTTTGGGCGGAGAAAATTACTTCTAGTCACATAGTTCACACCTTTGCTGTAGTGTGACTGAGGGGGATATATATGATTTCTGAGGTGGCCTTAAACTGCTGTTAGTCAAACCTGAACAGCTAACTTAACAGGAACTGTTGTTAGAGATATGCACAATGTATATTGGCAAGAAAAGGCGCTCTGACATTATGCAGCATTACATACAACTGTGTGTGAATATCAGATGTCTTTCAGTGTGTCTTGTCCCTGGGGGTTCTCCAGCCAATGAGGAGGCCAGCTGGCTTTGACACTTGGTCTCTCCCTCAGCAGATTGTAATACTCTCCCAGTTTAGGGTAACGCTCTGCAGACAACCTACGGATCAGAAACATAGAAAGCATTTCAAGTCCACTGTCTATAGCtcctcttttattttactgACACGGAAATGCAAACAGCCTCAGCATTTTTACCCAAATCTGAAGAGAGTGGCAACTGTTGGAAAAACCACCACGTCTGCTAGTGTGAAGGACGGTCCTGCCAGCTGAGAGCCTGAgccaagcttaaaaaaaaaaaaaaatacatcaagcTTGAATAAATCAGTCAGTAAGTCAGTTTgaacttgtgtgtgtgctgttcatTGACATACTTTCTGCAGGTAACCCTCCCAGAGTTTGAGCTCAGTGATCAGAGCTTCTCTGTTTCGCTTCAGAGCCGAATCATGTCTCTCTTCTTCGGGGACATACCACTCGTAGTAGATAACCgcatctgaaaaaacaaacaaacaaaaaaaaaaacattaaacataaaacattaaagtttcagtgtgtaaaatctcaccactagatggcagcagattgcagactgcagtcaacTGAGTTGTTTTCTTAGCCTCtgaattcaagtgcataatcatAGCTACAgtaggacaaacatgttttagtcagccaagagatcaaaaacatgaaatttaGACTGTAACCCATAACGGCCGTGTCAGGCCGGAGGGTTTCTGCTACTgtttatgtgtaaaaaaaacacttttgttcacataatattttaacatatttgaataatatcatCACTtagcaataaaacagaaataaaaaatatttcacagtattttaaatttttactgCTGATTAACCTCAAAAACTCTAGCTGCTGGTCAGTGAGTGTACCCAGATATGAAGGACTCTGAATCAGAGCAGCTCCAGAGTCTTCTGCTATCGTGGGAGGCTGTCGgtctgctgtttacctcagctgtcaatatgCTGAGTGTGGAGCATCCacatctatttactctggaggaggctgtaaaactttgtgaaaggaatCCAAAACGAGTtgagtcagagaagctcacttctgttcAATGACATCAATACTGAGGTGAACCGCTGAGGATTTCTTCAACGTTTCTGTCAGAAGGCACTCCTGTTTTTACTGCTGTAGCcgctgttagcctctgttagccGGCAAAACTTTCTTTAGAGTGGACGTAACATTGTTAGACTCTGACGCTATAAAGGGTAAAGAACAcgtatgccaaatttcatggctcataTAAACCAGAGAAGTCTGGTGTGTGATGAGAGTGTGATGCCAAATCCTCCCACTTTATTTTGTGTGGGAGGATAAAAAGTCTTGCCCCAAATGTAATAATGATCAGGATTGTAGATATCAGGATTTGAAAAAACAGGTAACACTTACTGAGTTTCTCATAGAATGTGAGTCCCTCAAACATGCGCTGGTACATCAGAGCTTGCTCTGTTTGGCTGTCTGGGATCAGTTTGGTTCCCTGGGATCTAAACTGACTCTGCCAGTTATaaagaaaagacacacacatttaaacgtGGCACATTTTGTGATGTTGTGTGTAGTTTAAGTGGAAATTTGTGTTCTCACCTCCAGGTAAAAACAGGCTGCATAGGATTCATTGACAATGATGTCTCCATGTTTGAAAGTGGgaagctgaaaagaaaaataaatatgatacatttttatttatttttattattattattctatgtataatgtatatagtgcatagtgtgaattacttatttatattcttcttatttatatatatatattttttttttactacttatTATTGGTTGAAGGTACATAAggtacatttcactgtgcactgtgtataactgtgcatgtgacaaatgaaCATTATCTTATCTTGTTGTGCTTTATCAAACAGGAATCTTTAAGAACAAATATTGactgtaaaatgattttattgattattttaacaaAACTTTATTGGGGTTAAGAATAACTCTGGGCAGTGTCTCCTTTGCATTTTAACAGTAAAATTCCAAATATTTCCAGTTTTAGATTTGAAGTGTAAAGAAACATGTAAGTTAATTATTTTGCAACATTTTTAGTAGCACATATTCAATGAGAAAACCCCTcatttgtatgttttatttaacaCTGCTTAAAAATGTGTGGCAACAGTCATTCCAGCCATTTGATTGAGTCCAATTCAAACTGCTTTCTGTAGGCTGTGCGAATGTCCGCAGccgtaaaaaaataaaattaaaattgagacttttaaactttgattttaaaaaaatgaagacagatTCAGCAGCTACGGTGGATTTCTGACAgcgtattattttttttttgcctgcctCAAATTCTTTCAAACATTTCCGTTAACTGTTTCCTTCATGTAGGATATTTACAAACGAGCCGCAGCAGGCCGGCTCCTGAAGCAAAATTTCTCCTTCAGTAACGGAATATGAGCCAAATAAAATACTTTGCAAATGTACCACTAACCGTCTTGCAGAGCAACAGCGCAAATATCCGGGCTGATGAAGGTGACACTGTTGCGGTTATTATGCAACGTAGGAGCAAAGTCAGGATATGTGGTGTTAGTTAGGGGGCTGTTGGCTGAAGGCTCCTCCCTACCTGTCCCCTGGGATTTATATCTAACACTTCCTTCGACTTGTGCTCCATTTTCTCAAAGGAGAGCAGTTTTTGGTTGTAGCCCTGCAGGTTCTTCTCCTCCAGAGCGATCATCACCCTCCAGCAGGGTACAGAGCCGGAGCACCACAGCAGAGTCATATCCTTGGCCATTGTTTTAACTTCACATTCGCAGCTTAGACGATCAATAAGCGGGACGCAACAGCGTGCAAGAAAAAGGTACTGTTACTTTTGTTGTGGCGTTTCTTATAGGGTTGTAAAGCTTTAACGAGAGCGTGTGTTGCCACCTACTGCCTGGAAGACGAAACTACAACTGGGACCTGTAATTTTGCCTTTTTCATACTGTAGTTTCAAATCATACCGTTGAGAAGCAGCACTTGTAGgttacattttaggggtctccatattccctttttgactgcaaattaaaacccaattaaaaccatatttaccaacaaatcacagggttgagcaggttccgatgcaggctgtttattagacatcttagtagcacacaaatagttaaaaagacacagacagtagcatagtgaagactgagttacacacacagagtaacaggAAAGAAGAAcgaacctgttgatcatgccccggcttcctcatcacACCCTCCGACCAAGGAGAGCCCGtgctgagattaagtatgagtccaaataaaatcagactgtccaaatgatccatggcaatgagcaagctctgttgcaaaaagttactagtacttagaaatacacagacacaaaaaacagaggacaaaagcaaaaagtaaaagcaagaagccctcccgggaggttgtgccttagtagcagctggaaaaacggacaacacggacaaagacagtcgctacatcttctcttctcttctctcctttctcctcttctaaccgtggtatttatactctttccttttctttgtctaagatttgtgctgagtctgcactttgtaagcatacattagaaactgtcagtaattctactgacattatctgaaaaggcacaaacatcccaGAGCATcttcaatacatcaacaagacagtaggcaaaattcatcacaataaatgtcaaaaacaaccgTCTTGTGGCCATCCTATGGTACTCCTGGTGAAGGATTTACAACTGCCCACACTTAAACAGACCAGAtatgaaggagaaagtggggcCCAATTTGCCCCTAGACTTGTTGCTTAGACAGATTTACCATACCATAGCAACACCCGCTCTCGGCTTGCATTCTCCTCTGTTCCAACGCTTCATATTTAGAGCCAATCAGTGCCGTTTCGGTTAAAAATTTTGGGACCAATCGCCGCCGTTTGACGATGTTTTGCTAATTTAAAGTCCGAGCTCAAGGCAGAACACTCAGTATgaatgctacacacacacacacacacactgtgtttctCAGTAGGTGTGAATCCTTCCATTATTGGTACATTAGTGCTTTTTTCTCAGACTTCGAGGTAAGAAATATTCAACCTTTTCAGTATTCTACTGTTTGCCGTTTGCCTCAAGATATAAACATATTGCACATGCTTGAATGCATGGCATCATCACTGAACCTttttttatgagaaaaaaaatctccacaAAGCTAATGCACTTCTTTTTAttgacagaacagaaaaaatgcAAAGTCGTGCAAAGGATGCAATACTGACCTAAATATTCTATGCAAAgtcatgaaaacacacagcattTGAGCTACCTTTGGGCGGAGAAAATTACTTCTAGTCACATAGTTCACACCTTTGCTGTAGTGTGACTGAGGGGGATATATATGATTTCTGAGGTGGCCTTAAACTGCTGTTAGTCAAACCTGAACAGCTAACTTAACAGGAACTGTTGTTAGAGATATGCACAATGTATATTGGCAAGAAAAGGCGCTCTGACATTATGCAGCATTACATACAACTGTGTGTGAATATCAGATGTCTTTCAGTGTGTCTTGTCCCTGGGGGTTCTCCGGCCAATAAGGAGGCCAGCTGGCTTTGACACTTGGTCTCTCCCTCAGCAGATTGTAATACTCTCCCAGTTTAGGGTAACGCTCTGCAGACAACCTACGGATCAGAAACATAGAAAGCATTTCAAGTCCACTGTCTATAGCtcctcttttattttactgACATGGAAATGCAAACAGCCTCAGCATTTTTACCCAAATATGAAGAGAGTGGCAACTGTTGGAAAAACCACCACGTCTGCTAGTGTGAAGGACGGTCCTGCCAGGTGAGAGCCTGAGCTCAGcttagaaaaatatatatataaaaaaaaaatacataaatcaaTCAGTAAGTCAGTTTgaacttgtgtgtgtgctgttcatTGACATACTTTCTGCAGGTAACCCTCCCAGAGTTTGAGCTCAGTGATCAGAGCTTCTCTGTTTCGCTTCAGAGCCGAATCATGTCTCTCTTCTTCGGGGACATACCACTCGTAGTAGATAACTGCacctgaacaaacaaacaaacaaaaacattaaacataaaacattaaagtttcagtgtgtaaaatctcaccactagatggcagcagattgcagactgcagtcaacTGAGTTGTTTTCTTAGCCTCtgaattcaagtgcataatcatAGCTACAgtaggacaaacatgttttagtcagccaagagatcaaaaacatgaaatttaGACTGTAACCCATAACGGCCGTGTCAGGCCGGAGGGTTTCTGCTACTgtttatgtgtaaaaaaaacacttttgttcacaaaatattttaacatatttgaataatatcatCACTtagcaataaaacaaataaaaaatatttcacagtattttacatttttactgctGATTAACCTCAAAAAGTCTAGCCGCTGGTCAGTGAGTGTACCCAGATATGAAGGACTCTGAATCAGAGCAGCTCCAGAGTCTTCTGCTATCGTGGGAGGCTGTCGgtctgctgtttacctcagctgtcaatatgCTGAGTGTGGAGCATCCacatctatttactctggaggaggctgtaaaactttgtgaaaggagtccaatACGAGTtgagtcagagaagctcacttctgttcAATGACATCAATACTGAGGTGAACCGCTGAGGATTTCTTCAACGTTTCTGTCAAAAGGCACTCCTGTTTTTACTGCTGTAGCcgctgttagcctctgttagccGGCAAAACTTTCTTTAGAGTGGACGTAACATTGTTAGACTCTGACGCTATAAAGGGTAAAGAACAcgtatgccaaatttcatggctcataTAAACCAGAGAAGTCTGGTGTGTGATGAGAGTGTGATGCCAAATCCTCCCACTTTATTTTGTGTGGGAGGATAAAAAGTCTTGCCCCGAATGTAATAATGATCAGGATTGTAGATGTCAGAATTTGAAAAAACAGGTAACACTTACTGAGTTTGTCATAGAATGTGAGACCCTCAAACATGCGCTGGTACATCACAGCTTGTTCTTCTTGGCCATCTGGGATTAGTTTGTTTCCTTGGGACTTAAACTGGTTCTGCcaatgaaaaaaatcacaggAACTTCTCACTGTTTGTGATGTTTCATTTAGCTGCAGGGTCTGCAGAACCTCTTGGTGAATTGCTATCCTCACCTCCAAGTAAAAACAGACCGCATAGGAGTCATTCACAATAACGTTTCCATGTTTGAAAGTGGGAAGctgaaaaagataaatataatgTGAGCAAGACAAATTATCAAAGGGTGAAGCGCCACATGAATTATTTGGATATTATTTGAATATAAATTCTTTGACAACACTCAAAGTTGTTGGTGCTAAAACACCTTTTCTACACCTTCTCTACACTCAAAGAGTTCTCAGGTGAAAATAGTTCAGCTTTTGGATCACTAAGTCTGACACCACGTGAGCATGCTCAGatctacattaaaaaatattttgtaatacAGCAACAACTGTTTGAGAGAAGAGCTCTGAAAACGAGATTGTTTGTGTTCCTCTTTAAAAATAGCTGCCCTTGGGACTCGGATCACATTTGGTCAAAGGTCAACTTTTGTGGCTGGCTTtctaaaacctgaaaaaaataaaaaataaaaatctcagaggagGTGCAGGCTGAAGCTACCTTGCAGAAAAACACTACATACATGCATGTATCAGGTTGATGAGCGTGTTGTTGAGGTTATTGAAGGATAATAGTCTATGGTACATTGGTTaagatgtaattttatttagGCCCTACCTGTCCCCTGGGATTTAGATCTAACACTTCTTTGGATTTGTGCTCCATTTTGTCAAAGGAGAGCAGTTTTTGGTTGTAGCCTTGCAGGTTCTTTTCCTCTAGAGCGATCATCACCCTCCAGCAGGGAGGAGAGCCAGCTCCCCACAGCAGAGTCATTGTCTTAGCCATGGTTTCAGAGTGAACTGTTCCAAGTGAGAGTGAAGTTATAGAGGGGTGACAAAATGAAGACAGAGGCTAGAGTATCACAGACCTCTGGATTTATAGCAGGACCAGCCCATCCCATCAGGGTCACTTAAGGCAAGATAGTTCACACACTCCGCCTTTAAAGTCTCAACATTTCAGTAACAGCACAGCTGATTATTAACCACATCTGTGTGGACAATGCCTCCAGCTGCATTTGAAGCCACTGAAACCAGCCAAAATAGTCTTTGATCATGgtttacattttaacatgttCCTGCAGTAACCTGCTGTTTCCGTGGTGCACATCCACTGGCGAGATCTCTGGGAGTGATTACAAACTGATAAAGGCAATACAGTAAGCTGATAACATTCAAAACTCATGGTGAACCCTTAAGTGGAAAGTCACGGTGACTCAGCATGTCACATATTTGAAAAATTTCTGCTGAATATATCTGATATTTCTTATGTCAATGTATAATCGGTTTCTTTGTGACACTTCCTCAGAAAACTTTGAGCAAGTGTCCAGTTGAGTAATTCTAGTATCAGTGCAGCATATCAAAAGGAAGTTTGCAATCAGTTTCTGCTATTCCGGGTCTTCTGTGGCTTTCAGAAAAGAAATGctacaaaatcacaaaaaaaacacacggTTTTGCTGAATACGAACACACTGA is a window encoding:
- the LOC115787866 gene encoding glutathione S-transferase A-like: MAKDMTLLWCSGSVPCWRVMIALEEKNLQGYNQKLLSFEKMEHKSKEVLDINPRGQLPTFKHGDIIVNESYAACFYLESQFRSQGTKLIPDSQTEQALMYQRMFEGLTFYEKLNAVIYYEWYVPEEERHDSALKRNREALITELKLWEGYLQKLGSGSQLAGPSFTLADVVVFPTVATLFRFGLSAERYPKLGEYYNLLRERPSVKASWPPHWLENPQGQDTLKDI
- the LOC115787792 gene encoding glutathione S-transferase A-like: MAKTMTLLWGAGSPPCWRVMIALEEKNLQGYNQKLLSFDKMEHKSKEVLDLNPRGQLPTFKHGNVIVNDSYAVCFYLENQFKSQGNKLIPDGQEEQAVMYQRMFEGLTFYDKLSAVIYYEWYVPEEERHDSALKRNREALITELKLWEGYLQKLSSGSHLAGPSFTLADVVVFPTVATLFIFGLSAERYPKLGEYYNLLRERPSVKASWPPYWPENPQGQDTLKDI